A stretch of Apis cerana isolate GH-2021 linkage group LG1, AcerK_1.0, whole genome shotgun sequence DNA encodes these proteins:
- the LOC108003651 gene encoding uncharacterized protein LOC108003651 isoform X3: MGQHFASLKEFFRMDNERQSSETCNVIQSTQLEIMNQDDIENLHNNENNGNVSTLNLSLILHEECKGDRNLDNDHVNLDLDNHNSRFETLYSQPIETQNSKQIYNNGNINKEICFKQQEACCSSSGSSNTSSSSEDSPINPSLRRSSKTLSFGKRKGKQRNKDQNPICTHILSSKKKRSNWVLKFNCAKNKNSKSTDIIPGQGNNNLDCVCTGYRRTEEHSMGASVIFNSRSAPQSPILGPLPPSPIINLSRFNPEEFPMEDCDKRARLQRAREMEEGVEPPPGYKPNYPSGIQVHPNGITVDSLAALFQAHAGIQAAALTALSQIDFTLIPNIERPAHTQVDYVHCLVPDLRSITACSFYWGKMDRYEAERLLEGKQEGTFLLRDSAQEEFIFSVSFRKYGRSLHARIEQWNHKFSFDSHDPGVYASETVRFQSKITIM; encoded by the exons ATGGGACAGCATTTCGCTAGtctcaaagaattttttagaatggACAATGAAAGGCAATCTTCCGAAACATGTAATGTTATACAATCAACACaattagaaataatgaatcaagatgatatagaaaatttacataataatgaaaataatggaaatgtaTCTACATtgaatttaagtttaattctTCACGAAGAATGTAAAGGAGATAGAAATTTGGATAATGATCATGTAAATTTAGATCTAGATAATCATAATTCTAGATTTGAAACTTTATATAGTCAACCAATTGAGACACAgaattcaaaacaaatttataataatggaaaCATTAATAAAGAGATATGTTTTAAACAACAAGAAGCATGTTGCAGTAGTTCTGGAAGTAGTAATACTAGTAGTAGTTCTGAAGATAGTCCTATAAATCCTTCTTTAAGAAGATCTTCTAAAACTTTATCATTTGGAAAGAGGAaag gcAAACAACGTAATAAAGATCAAAATCCAATATGTACTCATATTTTGTcttcaaagaaaaaacgaagtaACTGggtgttaaaatttaattgtgctaaaaataaaaattctaaaagcaCAGATATTATTCCTGGtcaaggaaataataatttagattgtGTTTGCACTGGTTATAGAAGAACTGAAGAACATTCTATGGGAGCTagtgttatatttaatagtcGATCTGCTCCTCAAAGTCCAATACTTGGACCACTTCCACCCAGTCctataattaatctttcaagATTTAATCCAGAAGAGTTTCCAATGGAA gATTGTGACAAAAGAGCACGATTACAACGTGCACGAGAAATGGAGGAAGGTGTTGAACCTCCTCCTGGTTATAAGCCTAATTATCCTTCTGGAATTCAAGTACATCCAAATGGAATAACAGTAGACAGTTTAGCAGCTTTATTCCAAGCACATGCTGGTATACAAGCTGCTGCTCTCACAGCTTTATcacaaattgattttacattaattccaAACATTGAGAGGCCAGCACATACTcaa gttGATTATGTTCATTGTCTTGTACCAGATCTTAGATCAATTACAGCTTGTTCTTTCTATTGGGGTAAAATGGATAGATATGAAGCTGAACGTTTGTTAGAAGGTAAACAAGAAGGTACATTTTTGTTACGTGATTCGGCCCAAGAGgagtttattttttctgttagttttcgaaaatatGGACGGTCATTACATGCTCGAATCGAACAATGGAATCATAAATTTAGTTTCGATTCACATGATCCAGGAGTTTATGCTTCGGAAAcg gTTAGATTCCAAAGTAAAATCACGATTATGTGA
- the LOC108003652 gene encoding bis(5'-nucleosyl)-tetraphosphatase [asymmetrical], which produces MFSSLLCRHLSIHQVFKGNVTSNYFRCKRMMTTRACGFVIFRRIQGMVEYLLMQVSYGEHHWTPPKGHVDPGESDMESALRETQEEAGLLASDLIIFEDAKQELNYEVNGKPKTVVYWLAELVNIDKPIQLSHEHQAFKWLPLQEACSIAKYQDMQNALKNFNEYILKYLS; this is translated from the exons atgTTTTCTTCACTACTTTGTCGCCATTTGTCTATCCATCAAGTGTTTAAAGGAAACGTAACTAGTAATTATTTCCGATGTAAACGCATGATGACAACACGAGCTTGCGGTTTCGTTATATTTCGGCGTATTCAAGGAATGGTCGAATATCTTTTGATGCAAGTTTCTTATGGCGAACATCATTGGACACCACCGAAAG gtcATGTTGATCCTGGTGAATCAGATATGGAAAGCGCATTACGTGAAACACAAGAGGAAGCAGGTCTTTTAGCTagtgatttaattatattcgaagaTGCAAAACAAGAACTTAATTACGAAGTGAATGGAAAACCAAAAACTGTTGTTTATTGGCTAGCAGAATTAGTAAATATTGACAAACCTATTCAATTGTCGCATGAACATCAAGCATTTAAATGGCTTCCACTTCAAGAAGCTTGCTCCATAGCAAAATATCAAGATATGcaaaatgcattaaaaaattttaacgaatatatactaaaatatctttcttaa
- the LOC108003651 gene encoding uncharacterized protein LOC108003651 isoform X2 — protein sequence MGQHFASLKEFFRMDNERQSSETCNVIQSTQLEIMNQDDIENLHNNENNGNVSTLNLSLILHEECKGDRNLDNDHVNLDLDNHNSRFETLYSQPIETQNSKQIYNNGNINKEICFKQQEACCSSSGSSNTSSSSEDSPINPSLRRSSKTLSFGKRKGKQRNKDQNPICTHILSSKKKRSNWVLKFNCAKNKNSKSTDIIPGQGNNNLDCVCTGYRRTEEHSMGASVIFNSRSAPQSPILGPLPPSPIINLSRFNPEEFPMEDCDKRARLQRAREMEEGVEPPPGYKPNYPSGIQVHPNGITVDSLAALFQAHAGIQAAALTALSQIDFTLIPNIERPAHTQVDYVHCLVPDLRSITACSFYWGKMDRYEAERLLEGKQEGTFLLRDSAQEEFIFSVSFRKYGRSLHARIEQWNHKFSFDSHDPGVYASETVCGLIEHYKHPSCSMFFEPMLTIPFHRNFAFPLQHLCRAVITTRTTYDGINKLQLPKTLKSYLKEYHYKQRVRVRRLDTENDLQSDGRSISYLPLI from the exons ATGGGACAGCATTTCGCTAGtctcaaagaattttttagaatggACAATGAAAGGCAATCTTCCGAAACATGTAATGTTATACAATCAACACaattagaaataatgaatcaagatgatatagaaaatttacataataatgaaaataatggaaatgtaTCTACATtgaatttaagtttaattctTCACGAAGAATGTAAAGGAGATAGAAATTTGGATAATGATCATGTAAATTTAGATCTAGATAATCATAATTCTAGATTTGAAACTTTATATAGTCAACCAATTGAGACACAgaattcaaaacaaatttataataatggaaaCATTAATAAAGAGATATGTTTTAAACAACAAGAAGCATGTTGCAGTAGTTCTGGAAGTAGTAATACTAGTAGTAGTTCTGAAGATAGTCCTATAAATCCTTCTTTAAGAAGATCTTCTAAAACTTTATCATTTGGAAAGAGGAaag gcAAACAACGTAATAAAGATCAAAATCCAATATGTACTCATATTTTGTcttcaaagaaaaaacgaagtaACTGggtgttaaaatttaattgtgctaaaaataaaaattctaaaagcaCAGATATTATTCCTGGtcaaggaaataataatttagattgtGTTTGCACTGGTTATAGAAGAACTGAAGAACATTCTATGGGAGCTagtgttatatttaatagtcGATCTGCTCCTCAAAGTCCAATACTTGGACCACTTCCACCCAGTCctataattaatctttcaagATTTAATCCAGAAGAGTTTCCAATGGAA gATTGTGACAAAAGAGCACGATTACAACGTGCACGAGAAATGGAGGAAGGTGTTGAACCTCCTCCTGGTTATAAGCCTAATTATCCTTCTGGAATTCAAGTACATCCAAATGGAATAACAGTAGACAGTTTAGCAGCTTTATTCCAAGCACATGCTGGTATACAAGCTGCTGCTCTCACAGCTTTATcacaaattgattttacattaattccaAACATTGAGAGGCCAGCACATACTcaa gttGATTATGTTCATTGTCTTGTACCAGATCTTAGATCAATTACAGCTTGTTCTTTCTATTGGGGTAAAATGGATAGATATGAAGCTGAACGTTTGTTAGAAGGTAAACAAGAAGGTACATTTTTGTTACGTGATTCGGCCCAAGAGgagtttattttttctgttagttttcgaaaatatGGACGGTCATTACATGCTCGAATCGAACAATGGAATCATAAATTTAGTTTCGATTCACATGATCCAGGAGTTTATGCTTCGGAAAcg GTATGTGGTTTAATTGAGCATTATAAACATCCATCATGTTCTATGTTTTTTGAACCTATGCTTACAATACcatttcatcgaaattttgCTTTCCCTTTACAACATTTATGTCGAGCAGTAATTACTACACGAACGACATATGACGGTATTAATAAGTTACAATTGCCAAAGACGCTTAAAAGTTATCTCAAGGAATATCATTACAAGCAAAGAGTACGGGTTAGACGATTAGATACTGAAAATGACTTACAATCAGATGGAAGATCCATATCATATTTAcctttaatataa
- the LOC108003651 gene encoding uncharacterized protein LOC108003651 isoform X1 produces the protein MGQHFASLKEFFRMDNERQSSETCNVIQSTQLEIMNQDDIENLHNNENNGNVSTLNLSLILHEECKGDRNLDNDHVNLDLDNHNSRFETLYSQPIETQNSKQIYNNGNINKEICFKQQEACCSSSGSSNTSSSSEDSPINPSLRRSSKTLSFGKRKGKQRNKDQNPICTHILSSKKKRSNWVLKFNCAKNKNSKSTDIIPGQGNNNLDCVCTGYRRTEEHSMGASVIFNSRSAPQSPILGPLPPSPIINLSRFNPEEFPMEDCDKRARLQRAREMEEGVEPPPGYKPNYPSGIQVHPNGITVDSLAALFQAHAGIQAAALTALSQIDFTLIPNIERPAHTQVDYVHCLVPDLRSITACSFYWGKMDRYEAERLLEGKQEGTFLLRDSAQEEFIFSVSFRKYGRSLHARIEQWNHKFSFDSHDPGVYASETVFLFLKLNKLNTLYRYSKFHVFFQVCGLIEHYKHPSCSMFFEPMLTIPFHRNFAFPLQHLCRAVITTRTTYDGINKLQLPKTLKSYLKEYHYKQRVRVRRLDTENDLQSDGRSISYLPLI, from the exons ATGGGACAGCATTTCGCTAGtctcaaagaattttttagaatggACAATGAAAGGCAATCTTCCGAAACATGTAATGTTATACAATCAACACaattagaaataatgaatcaagatgatatagaaaatttacataataatgaaaataatggaaatgtaTCTACATtgaatttaagtttaattctTCACGAAGAATGTAAAGGAGATAGAAATTTGGATAATGATCATGTAAATTTAGATCTAGATAATCATAATTCTAGATTTGAAACTTTATATAGTCAACCAATTGAGACACAgaattcaaaacaaatttataataatggaaaCATTAATAAAGAGATATGTTTTAAACAACAAGAAGCATGTTGCAGTAGTTCTGGAAGTAGTAATACTAGTAGTAGTTCTGAAGATAGTCCTATAAATCCTTCTTTAAGAAGATCTTCTAAAACTTTATCATTTGGAAAGAGGAaag gcAAACAACGTAATAAAGATCAAAATCCAATATGTACTCATATTTTGTcttcaaagaaaaaacgaagtaACTGggtgttaaaatttaattgtgctaaaaataaaaattctaaaagcaCAGATATTATTCCTGGtcaaggaaataataatttagattgtGTTTGCACTGGTTATAGAAGAACTGAAGAACATTCTATGGGAGCTagtgttatatttaatagtcGATCTGCTCCTCAAAGTCCAATACTTGGACCACTTCCACCCAGTCctataattaatctttcaagATTTAATCCAGAAGAGTTTCCAATGGAA gATTGTGACAAAAGAGCACGATTACAACGTGCACGAGAAATGGAGGAAGGTGTTGAACCTCCTCCTGGTTATAAGCCTAATTATCCTTCTGGAATTCAAGTACATCCAAATGGAATAACAGTAGACAGTTTAGCAGCTTTATTCCAAGCACATGCTGGTATACAAGCTGCTGCTCTCACAGCTTTATcacaaattgattttacattaattccaAACATTGAGAGGCCAGCACATACTcaa gttGATTATGTTCATTGTCTTGTACCAGATCTTAGATCAATTACAGCTTGTTCTTTCTATTGGGGTAAAATGGATAGATATGAAGCTGAACGTTTGTTAGAAGGTAAACAAGAAGGTACATTTTTGTTACGTGATTCGGCCCAAGAGgagtttattttttctgttagttttcgaaaatatGGACGGTCATTACATGCTCGAATCGAACAATGGAATCATAAATTTAGTTTCGATTCACATGATCCAGGAGTTTATGCTTCGGAAAcggtatttctatttttaaaattaaataaattaaatacattatatagatattcgaaatttcatgtattttttcaGGTATGTGGTTTAATTGAGCATTATAAACATCCATCATGTTCTATGTTTTTTGAACCTATGCTTACAATACcatttcatcgaaattttgCTTTCCCTTTACAACATTTATGTCGAGCAGTAATTACTACACGAACGACATATGACGGTATTAATAAGTTACAATTGCCAAAGACGCTTAAAAGTTATCTCAAGGAATATCATTACAAGCAAAGAGTACGGGTTAGACGATTAGATACTGAAAATGACTTACAATCAGATGGAAGATCCATATCATATTTAcctttaatataa